A window of Tautonia plasticadhaerens contains these coding sequences:
- a CDS encoding NYN domain-containing protein produces the protein MQRFVTFVDGSNLDGVLKHLNLRVDDYGSFYRYIFETSVNHWGRTFAEGAPWESAQHARIYWYVVGKMDEWDLNDPKAENRLRNRFELNPRLRDSYIEDVIRKMPDVPAEHRLDEAWGLCFAETREWYEGKRRALERKKRFYHGVQSATDFVEIRQEGHWKVDLLHHNLTEKGLDTSMAVDMVALQDTYDIALLISGDADGIPGINYVKNKCKHVGVVEFRRGSRDESLKGASSRLKIAADFVVQIFEADLLRRDLSYRANPDYDSSGDY, from the coding sequence ATGCAGCGATTCGTCACCTTCGTAGACGGCTCGAACCTCGACGGCGTGCTCAAGCACCTGAACCTGCGCGTCGACGACTACGGCTCATTCTACCGCTACATCTTCGAGACGAGCGTCAACCACTGGGGCCGCACCTTCGCCGAAGGGGCTCCCTGGGAATCGGCCCAGCATGCGAGAATCTACTGGTATGTCGTCGGTAAGATGGATGAGTGGGACCTGAACGACCCGAAGGCCGAGAACCGCCTGCGGAACCGGTTCGAGCTGAACCCCCGACTGCGGGACAGCTACATCGAGGACGTCATCCGCAAGATGCCCGACGTCCCCGCCGAGCACCGCCTGGACGAGGCCTGGGGCCTCTGCTTCGCGGAGACGAGGGAGTGGTACGAGGGGAAGCGCCGGGCCCTGGAGCGGAAGAAGCGGTTCTACCACGGAGTCCAGTCGGCCACCGACTTCGTCGAGATCCGCCAGGAGGGGCACTGGAAGGTCGACCTGCTGCACCACAACCTGACCGAGAAGGGCCTGGACACGAGCATGGCCGTCGACATGGTGGCCCTGCAGGACACCTACGACATCGCCCTGCTGATCTCCGGGGACGCCGACGGCATCCCCGGGATCAACTACGTGAAGAACAAGTGCAAGCACGTCGGCGTGGTGGAGTTCCGGCGCGGGTCGCGGGACGAGTCGCTCAAGGGGGCCAGCTCCCGCCTGAAGATCGCCGCGGACTTCGTCGTGCAGATCTTCGAGGCCGACCTGCTCCGCCGGGATCTCTCCTACCGGGCCAACCCCGACTACGACAGCTCGGGGGATTACTAG
- the purQ gene encoding phosphoribosylformylglycinamidine synthase I translates to MPSPRAIVLRAPGTNCDEETVAAWRMAGAEVDTVHVDRVLERPEALDAFQILTIPGGFSYGDDLGAGRILASRIGALDDALRRFHDRGGLILGICNGFQVLVKAGLLPGGHRATITHNDSGRFECRWVRLAVTSQGRSPFLPEGGPIELPVAHGEGKFVAESEAALGALDDAGQLALRYVDGAGLPTEAFPGNPNGAPRGVAGVVDPTGRIFGLMPHPERFVEFIQHPRWTRLPDRPEGDGLRIFRGAVAATR, encoded by the coding sequence ATGCCCTCGCCCCGAGCCATCGTCCTCCGAGCCCCCGGGACCAACTGCGACGAGGAGACCGTCGCGGCCTGGCGAATGGCCGGGGCCGAGGTCGACACCGTCCACGTCGACCGCGTCCTGGAGCGGCCGGAGGCGCTCGACGCGTTCCAGATCCTCACCATCCCCGGCGGCTTCAGTTACGGGGACGACCTCGGCGCCGGCCGGATCCTGGCCTCCCGGATCGGCGCCCTGGACGACGCCCTGCGCCGGTTCCACGACCGGGGGGGGCTGATCCTCGGCATCTGCAACGGCTTCCAGGTGCTGGTGAAGGCCGGGCTCCTGCCCGGCGGGCACCGGGCGACGATCACGCACAACGACTCCGGCCGATTCGAGTGCCGATGGGTCCGGCTGGCCGTCACCTCCCAAGGCCGCTCCCCGTTCTTGCCCGAGGGCGGGCCGATCGAGCTGCCGGTCGCCCACGGCGAGGGGAAGTTCGTCGCCGAGAGCGAGGCGGCGCTCGGGGCGCTCGACGACGCCGGCCAGCTCGCCCTCCGCTACGTCGACGGGGCGGGGCTCCCGACCGAGGCGTTCCCGGGCAACCCGAACGGCGCCCCCCGGGGGGTCGCCGGGGTCGTCGACCCGACCGGCCGGATCTTCGGCCTGATGCCGCACCCGGAGCGTTTCGTCGAGTTCATCCAGCACCCCCGATGGACCCGCCTCCCCGACCGACCCGAGGGGGACGGGCTCCGGATCTTCCGGGGTGCCGTCGCCGCGACCCGATGA
- a CDS encoding exo-alpha-sialidase has translation MPPRIHPRCPILAALALTIFVPALSRAEDPQEPPRGYSIPLIDLADQERRQVVVDREQGQYLGHPTTVLLEDGRTMIAVYPEGHGRGPIVMKRSEDGGRSWSDRLPTPENWATSKETPTIHRVVDPRGKKRLILFSGLYPIRMASSEDDGRSWTPLEPIGDFGGIVAMSSVERLEDGSYMALFHDDGRFFKDEGTATTFRVYKTLSTDGGLSWGEPEVIAEHPTAHLCEPGLIRSPDGKQIAVLLRENSRTFNSFLITSDDEGRTWSEPRQLPGALTGDRHVGTYAPDGRLFLSFRDTTHESPTRGDWVGWVGTYDDLVEGREGQYRVRLMDNTKGADCAYPGVEALPDGTLVVTTYGHWAEGEAPYIVSVRFTLEEIDELAGAGGAAGPGSTDFTPTDRYETREIGGWTVLVHSGFLDDHPALAGRTLDRLRHQLDQIDARLPRPAVETLRRVRIWVEEAEPNHPCMAYHPSPRWLLEHGMNPEKAGCVEVANARNFLSWTRDQPWMVLHELAHAYHHQFLDGGFGNPEVRDAFEQATESKSYERVLRIDGRDDRAYALNDPMEYFAEATEAFFGTNDFYPYVRSELQRHDPGLSTLLESLWGGR, from the coding sequence ATGCCCCCTCGGATCCACCCCCGTTGCCCGATCCTCGCCGCCCTGGCCCTTACGATCTTCGTCCCGGCCCTGTCCCGGGCCGAAGATCCCCAGGAGCCCCCCCGGGGCTATTCAATCCCCCTGATCGATCTGGCCGACCAGGAACGCCGTCAGGTCGTGGTCGACCGAGAGCAGGGGCAGTACCTCGGCCATCCGACCACGGTGCTGCTCGAAGACGGCCGGACGATGATCGCGGTCTATCCGGAGGGCCACGGCCGGGGGCCGATCGTCATGAAGCGGAGCGAGGACGGCGGCCGGAGCTGGTCCGACCGCCTGCCCACCCCGGAGAACTGGGCCACCTCGAAAGAGACGCCCACCATCCACCGCGTGGTCGACCCGCGAGGCAAGAAACGATTGATCCTCTTCTCCGGCCTCTACCCGATCCGCATGGCCTCCTCCGAGGACGACGGCCGCTCCTGGACCCCCCTGGAGCCGATCGGCGACTTCGGCGGCATCGTGGCGATGTCCAGCGTCGAACGCTTGGAGGACGGCTCGTACATGGCCCTCTTCCACGACGACGGCCGTTTCTTCAAGGACGAGGGCACGGCGACGACCTTCCGGGTCTACAAGACCCTATCGACCGACGGGGGCCTGAGCTGGGGAGAGCCCGAGGTCATCGCCGAGCACCCGACGGCCCACCTCTGCGAGCCCGGGCTGATCCGGTCACCCGACGGCAAACAGATCGCCGTCCTCCTGCGCGAGAACAGCCGGACGTTCAACTCGTTCCTGATCACGTCCGACGACGAGGGGAGGACCTGGTCGGAGCCCCGGCAGCTCCCCGGGGCCCTGACCGGCGACCGCCACGTCGGCACGTACGCCCCCGACGGCCGGCTGTTCCTCTCCTTCCGGGACACGACCCACGAGAGCCCGACGAGAGGCGACTGGGTTGGCTGGGTCGGCACCTACGACGACCTCGTCGAGGGCCGGGAGGGCCAGTACCGTGTCCGGCTGATGGACAACACCAAGGGGGCCGATTGCGCCTATCCCGGCGTCGAGGCCTTGCCCGATGGGACTCTCGTCGTCACCACCTACGGGCATTGGGCGGAGGGGGAGGCGCCCTACATCGTCTCCGTCCGGTTCACGCTGGAGGAGATCGATGAGCTGGCCGGGGCAGGGGGAGCCGCGGGACCGGGATCGACCGACTTCACGCCGACCGACCGCTACGAAACCCGGGAGATCGGGGGCTGGACCGTCCTCGTCCACTCCGGATTCCTCGACGACCATCCCGCCCTGGCGGGTCGGACGCTGGATCGGCTCCGCCATCAGCTCGACCAGATCGACGCCCGCCTCCCGCGTCCTGCGGTCGAGACGCTGCGACGAGTCCGGATCTGGGTCGAGGAGGCCGAGCCGAACCACCCGTGCATGGCCTACCACCCGAGCCCCCGATGGCTCCTGGAGCACGGCATGAACCCGGAGAAGGCCGGGTGCGTCGAGGTCGCCAACGCCCGGAACTTCCTCTCGTGGACCCGGGACCAGCCCTGGATGGTCCTCCACGAGCTGGCCCATGCCTACCACCACCAGTTCCTCGACGGCGGGTTCGGCAATCCCGAGGTCCGGGACGCGTTCGAGCAGGCGACCGAATCGAAGTCGTATGAACGGGTGCTCCGGATCGACGGGAGGGACGACCGGGCCTATGCCCTGAACGACCCGATGGAGTACTTCGCCGAGGCCACCGAGGCGTTCTTCGGCACCAACGACTTCTACCCCTACGTCCGATCCGAGCTGCAACGCCACGACCCCGGGCTGTCCACCCTGCTGGAGTCGCTCTGGGGAGGCAGATGA
- the ybaK gene encoding Cys-tRNA(Pro) deacylase → MSAPKTNAVRLLERLGVPFELRPYEVDPDDLTAESVARKVGLPAEQVFKTLVARGTTSGVCLAVVPGNCELDPKALARSAGDKKIDTVPLREVEALTGYVRGGVTALACKKPYPVYLDETAELFEVISISAGVRGLQVVLAPGDYIRAVGARVAPIAREKS, encoded by the coding sequence GTGTCCGCCCCGAAGACCAACGCCGTCCGCCTCCTGGAACGCCTGGGCGTGCCCTTCGAGCTGCGACCCTACGAGGTCGACCCGGACGACCTGACCGCCGAGTCGGTGGCCCGGAAGGTCGGGTTGCCCGCCGAGCAGGTCTTCAAGACCCTGGTGGCCCGGGGGACGACGTCCGGCGTCTGCCTGGCCGTCGTCCCCGGCAATTGCGAGCTCGACCCGAAGGCCCTCGCCCGGTCGGCCGGCGATAAGAAGATCGACACCGTGCCGCTCAGGGAGGTCGAGGCACTCACCGGCTACGTCCGGGGAGGCGTGACCGCGCTGGCCTGCAAGAAGCCATATCCCGTCTACCTGGACGAGACGGCGGAGCTGTTCGAGGTGATCTCGATCTCGGCCGGCGTCCGGGGCCTCCAGGTCGTCCTCGCCCCGGGAGACTACATCAGGGCCGTGGGCGCCCGGGTCGCCCCGATCGCCCGGGAGAAGTCCTAG
- a CDS encoding dUTP diphosphatase, which translates to MRLRVRRLHDRAILPTRHNPRDAGLDLFAIEDLAVRPGEILKVRTGIALQPGSLPGHPEGIVSLVWDKSGRAASGLKTMGGVIDESYTGELLVVVTNLNHGPVFEAIASGGRAEAARAVDLATVRVPYGKAIAQLLVQSVTLAEPVEVEELDPTDRGDRGFGSSDRMGG; encoded by the coding sequence ATGCGACTCCGCGTCCGTCGCCTGCACGATCGCGCCATCCTGCCGACCCGGCACAACCCCCGGGACGCCGGGCTGGATCTGTTCGCCATCGAGGATCTGGCCGTCCGACCGGGCGAGATCCTCAAGGTCCGCACCGGGATCGCCCTCCAGCCGGGGAGCCTCCCCGGCCACCCGGAGGGAATCGTTTCCCTCGTCTGGGACAAGAGCGGGAGGGCCGCCTCCGGCCTCAAGACGATGGGGGGTGTCATCGACGAGTCGTATACCGGGGAGCTGCTCGTCGTCGTCACCAACCTCAACCACGGCCCGGTCTTCGAGGCGATCGCCTCGGGAGGCCGCGCGGAGGCCGCGCGGGCCGTCGACCTCGCCACGGTCCGGGTCCCCTATGGCAAGGCGATCGCCCAGTTGCTGGTCCAGTCGGTGACGCTGGCCGAGCCGGTCGAGGTCGAGGAGCTGGACCCGACCGACCGGGGCGATCGGGGGTTCGGGTCCAGCGACCGGATGGGCGGGTGA
- a CDS encoding SDR family NAD(P)-dependent oxidoreductase, with the protein MAEPQTVLITGGTGGIGSALARILVERGDRVVLFARHEGPLRALASELGGDDRAIAVSGDAGHLADLERASSAAVERFGRLDGLAHCIGSVVIKPLHLLSPEEFDEAIRINLRSAFNAVKAVLGPMRAQNSGSVVLFSTVAVRQGINNHEGIAAAKAGIEGLVRSAAVSYARSSIRFNAVAPGMTETGMTEPLLKNDASRKFSASIHPLGRIGQPSEPAAVAAFLLGPGAGWITGQVWGVDGGLGAGIAPPRTATGD; encoded by the coding sequence ATGGCCGAGCCGCAGACGGTCTTGATCACGGGGGGGACGGGGGGCATCGGCTCCGCCCTGGCGAGGATCCTGGTCGAGCGGGGGGATCGGGTCGTGCTGTTCGCCCGCCACGAGGGACCGCTCCGCGCCCTCGCCTCGGAGTTGGGGGGCGACGACCGGGCGATCGCGGTCTCGGGAGACGCGGGGCACCTCGCCGACCTGGAGCGGGCCTCCTCGGCGGCGGTCGAGCGGTTCGGCCGGCTCGACGGCTTGGCCCACTGCATCGGCTCGGTGGTGATCAAGCCGCTGCACCTGCTCAGCCCCGAGGAGTTCGACGAGGCGATCCGCATCAACCTCCGATCGGCCTTCAACGCCGTCAAGGCGGTGCTCGGGCCGATGAGGGCGCAGAACTCCGGCTCGGTCGTCCTCTTCAGCACGGTGGCCGTGCGGCAGGGGATCAACAACCACGAGGGGATCGCCGCCGCCAAGGCGGGGATCGAGGGCCTGGTCCGCTCGGCGGCCGTCTCCTACGCCCGGTCGAGCATCCGCTTCAACGCCGTCGCACCCGGCATGACCGAGACCGGGATGACCGAACCGTTGCTCAAGAACGACGCCTCGAGGAAGTTCAGCGCCTCCATCCACCCTCTCGGCCGGATCGGCCAGCCCTCCGAGCCCGCCGCGGTGGCCGCGTTCCTGCTCGGCCCGGGGGCCGGCTGGATCACCGGCCAGGTCTGGGGGGTGGACGGCGGCCTCGGCGCCGGGATTGCTCCCCCCCGAACCGCCACCGGGGACTGA
- a CDS encoding DUF4149 domain-containing protein — protein sequence MDARILLMALDALFLLGMTAWLGAILFVSFGVAPIIFTILDPSQAARFVRALFPRYYAWGATSATIALASFTGGVLVLPEYRGTWALAQIMVLLGGILINLHCGNVLTPRINAARDAGPEQADRFARLHRRSVRLNGLMMLAGVALVVAHASRPEPTGPGVTEPTPSERALRGVERWEGRHGGPPRAPGPSNPIDRPR from the coding sequence ATGGACGCCCGCATCCTGCTGATGGCCCTCGACGCCCTCTTCCTGCTCGGGATGACGGCCTGGCTCGGCGCGATCCTGTTTGTCTCGTTCGGGGTGGCGCCGATCATCTTCACGATCCTGGACCCCTCCCAGGCGGCTCGGTTCGTCCGGGCCCTGTTCCCGAGGTATTACGCCTGGGGGGCGACCTCCGCCACGATCGCCCTGGCGTCGTTCACCGGCGGGGTGCTGGTCCTGCCGGAATACCGGGGCACCTGGGCCCTGGCCCAGATCATGGTCCTGCTGGGAGGGATCCTGATCAACCTCCATTGCGGCAACGTGCTGACGCCCCGGATCAACGCCGCCCGGGACGCCGGTCCCGAGCAGGCCGATCGATTCGCCCGGCTCCACCGGAGGAGCGTCCGGCTCAACGGGCTGATGATGCTGGCCGGGGTCGCCCTGGTCGTCGCCCACGCCTCCCGCCCCGAGCCGACCGGCCCGGGAGTGACCGAGCCGACCCCCTCCGAGCGGGCCCTCAGGGGCGTCGAACGGTGGGAGGGTCGACACGGCGGCCCCCCGCGAGCCCCCGGCCCGTCGAACCCGATCGATCGGCCGAGGTGA
- a CDS encoding DHH family phosphoesterase, with protein sequence MKARSNSHPVAARRSRSDRFVEALDPFDRVVLASHINPDPDALASMLGLRAVIEHRRPEVDVTLTLDGMLARAENRAMVELLEIPLVPVEDAPSGPGVALVMVDSQPHTGRRGSEEVTPVAVLDHHQTGGELDGVSFLDIRPDMGATSTMVAGYLLEQQVPLTERLATALFYGIESESIGYPRESGPADDGALVWLFPRADKDLMARIRNPRLPESYFETAQHALANAFLYDDLLVCWCGEVPQPDIIAELADFFIRFDRAHWVVAIGRFRDQVRLSARTDSLGARSGEVLRAVVDGLGTAGGHDKRAGGSIPLTDPRPEAIEELLRLLRLRLFEQLGVSGVPGRRFLPASPTIRVP encoded by the coding sequence ATGAAGGCCCGATCGAACAGTCATCCCGTCGCCGCCCGCCGCAGCCGATCCGATCGCTTCGTCGAGGCGCTCGACCCGTTCGACCGCGTCGTGCTCGCCTCCCACATCAACCCCGACCCCGACGCCCTCGCCTCGATGCTCGGCCTGCGGGCCGTGATCGAGCATCGCAGGCCCGAGGTCGACGTGACGCTGACGCTCGACGGCATGCTCGCCCGCGCCGAGAACCGGGCGATGGTCGAGCTGCTGGAGATCCCGCTGGTGCCCGTCGAGGACGCCCCCAGCGGCCCCGGCGTCGCCCTGGTCATGGTCGACTCCCAGCCCCACACCGGCAGGCGGGGGAGCGAGGAGGTCACGCCGGTCGCCGTGCTCGACCACCACCAGACCGGCGGCGAGCTGGACGGCGTCTCGTTCCTCGACATCCGACCCGACATGGGGGCGACCTCGACGATGGTGGCGGGCTACCTGCTGGAGCAGCAGGTCCCGCTCACCGAGCGGCTGGCCACCGCGCTGTTCTACGGCATCGAGTCGGAGAGCATCGGCTACCCCCGAGAGTCGGGCCCCGCCGACGACGGTGCCCTGGTCTGGCTCTTCCCCCGGGCCGACAAGGACCTGATGGCCCGGATCCGCAACCCCCGCCTCCCCGAGAGCTACTTCGAGACCGCCCAGCACGCCCTGGCGAACGCCTTCCTCTACGACGACCTGCTCGTCTGCTGGTGCGGCGAGGTCCCCCAGCCCGACATCATCGCCGAACTGGCCGACTTCTTCATCCGGTTCGACCGGGCCCATTGGGTCGTCGCCATCGGCCGATTCCGGGACCAGGTCCGGCTTTCCGCCCGCACCGACTCGCTCGGCGCCCGGAGCGGCGAGGTGCTCCGCGCCGTGGTCGACGGCCTCGGAACCGCCGGGGGCCACGACAAGCGTGCCGGGGGCTCCATCCCCTTGACCGACCCCCGCCCCGAGGCCATCGAGGAGCTCCTCCGCCTGCTCCGCCTCCGTCTCTTCGAGCAGCTCGGCGTCTCGGGGGTCCCGGGCCGACGCTTCCTCCCGGCCAGCCCGACCATCCGGGTCCCCTGA
- a CDS encoding Gfo/Idh/MocA family protein has protein sequence MVGIGIVGIGFMGMIHYLAARKVPGAKVAAICSRDPRKLAGDWTGIQGNFGPKGEQMDLTGVAGHASFDALLADDSVQLVDLCVPNEQHASQAIKALEAGKHVLVEKPIALSTDDADRMVAAARRAGRLLMVAHVLPYFPEFAFARRAIASGEYGTLKAAHFKRVISKPDWSGGVADLQSNGGPAIDLHIHDTHFVGLVCGVPKAVQSRGVVEDGVVLHLDTQYLFDGPEPSVSALSGALSQAGRPFTHGYEIYLERATLAFEAATLGEKFHLAMPVSVILPDGSVEHPELGGGDPIDAFAREIGAAVSAVESGTEAPELSGELARQALVLCHAEVESVKSGTSVSLS, from the coding sequence ATGGTCGGCATTGGGATTGTCGGGATTGGCTTCATGGGCATGATCCACTACCTGGCCGCCCGGAAGGTCCCGGGGGCGAAGGTGGCGGCGATCTGCAGCCGGGATCCGAGGAAGTTGGCCGGGGACTGGACCGGGATCCAGGGGAACTTCGGGCCCAAGGGGGAGCAGATGGACCTGACCGGCGTCGCCGGTCACGCCTCCTTCGACGCCCTGCTGGCGGACGACTCGGTCCAGCTCGTCGACCTCTGCGTGCCCAACGAGCAGCACGCGAGCCAGGCCATCAAGGCCCTGGAGGCCGGCAAGCACGTGCTGGTCGAGAAGCCGATCGCCCTCTCCACCGACGACGCCGACCGCATGGTGGCCGCTGCGAGGCGGGCGGGACGGCTACTGATGGTCGCCCACGTCCTGCCCTATTTCCCGGAGTTCGCCTTCGCCCGCCGGGCGATCGCCTCGGGCGAATACGGCACGCTCAAGGCGGCGCACTTCAAGCGGGTGATCTCGAAGCCCGACTGGTCCGGCGGCGTGGCCGACCTGCAATCCAACGGCGGCCCGGCGATCGACCTGCACATCCACGACACGCACTTCGTCGGCCTGGTCTGCGGGGTGCCGAAGGCCGTGCAGAGCCGGGGGGTGGTCGAGGACGGGGTGGTGCTCCACCTCGACACCCAGTACCTCTTCGACGGCCCCGAGCCCAGCGTCTCCGCCCTCTCCGGGGCGTTGAGCCAGGCGGGCCGGCCGTTCACCCACGGCTACGAGATCTACCTGGAGCGGGCCACCCTCGCCTTCGAGGCGGCCACCCTCGGCGAGAAATTCCACCTGGCGATGCCCGTCTCGGTCATCCTGCCCGACGGCTCGGTCGAGCACCCCGAGCTGGGCGGCGGCGACCCGATCGACGCCTTCGCCCGGGAGATCGGCGCGGCCGTCTCGGCGGTCGAGTCGGGCACGGAGGCGCCGGAACTCTCGGGGGAGCTGGCCAGGCAGGCCCTGGTCCTCTGCCACGCCGAGGTCGAGAGCGTGAAGTCGGGCACGTCGGTCTCGCTTTCCTGA
- the lpxA gene encoding acyl-ACP--UDP-N-acetylglucosamine O-acyltransferase: MPLTLSESDLIHPTAVISAEAELAPDVQVGPFAIVEGPVRVGSGCVIEGHACLSGPLELGRDNFVGHGAVLGKPPQHRLDPGDGTTLVIGDGNVIREYVTIHRGTSERGETRIGHRNYLMISSHVGHDAVIGDGCTIVNGAVIGGHAELQDGCILSAHAAVQQRVRIGRLAMIGGLGSTTRDVPPFVLLQGYNAVSGLNLVGLRRAGFSVEAINALRDAYRILYKEGRTRSTALERIEADLGQVAEVAEFASFIRESVLGINPARDTDRQNRTY; this comes from the coding sequence ATGCCGCTGACCCTCTCCGAATCGGACCTGATCCACCCGACCGCCGTCATCAGCGCCGAGGCCGAGCTGGCCCCCGACGTCCAGGTCGGGCCCTTCGCCATCGTCGAGGGGCCGGTCCGGGTCGGATCGGGCTGCGTGATCGAGGGGCACGCCTGCCTGTCCGGCCCGCTGGAGCTGGGGCGGGACAACTTCGTCGGCCACGGCGCCGTGCTCGGCAAGCCTCCCCAGCACCGCCTCGACCCCGGCGACGGCACCACCCTCGTCATCGGCGACGGCAACGTTATCCGCGAGTACGTGACGATCCACCGGGGCACCTCGGAGCGGGGTGAGACCCGGATCGGCCACCGCAACTACCTAATGATCAGCAGCCACGTCGGCCACGACGCGGTGATCGGCGACGGCTGCACGATCGTCAACGGCGCCGTGATCGGCGGCCACGCCGAGCTGCAGGACGGCTGCATCCTCTCGGCCCACGCGGCGGTGCAGCAGCGGGTCCGGATCGGCCGCCTGGCGATGATCGGCGGGCTCGGCTCGACGACCCGGGACGTGCCGCCGTTCGTCCTGCTGCAGGGCTACAACGCCGTCTCGGGGCTGAACCTCGTCGGCCTCCGACGCGCGGGGTTCTCGGTGGAGGCGATCAACGCCCTCCGGGACGCCTACCGGATCCTCTACAAGGAAGGCCGGACCCGGTCGACCGCCCTGGAGCGGATCGAGGCCGACCTCGGCCAGGTCGCCGAGGTGGCCGAATTCGCCTCGTTCATCCGGGAGAGCGTCCTCGGCATCAACCCCGCGCGGGACACCGATCGGCAGAACCGCACCTACTGA
- a CDS encoding SHOCT domain-containing protein, translating to MPELGAETRNLISTMLAMAGLLAVLAVGVQIILVYRRRLHDRSGDPREELAESFREAYEAGEIDTDEYRQIRTSIERGPIPDPPRPSPPTPPEPGPDAPDLDDQAPRADPAEEDSA from the coding sequence ATGCCCGAGCTGGGAGCCGAGACCCGGAACCTGATCTCCACGATGCTGGCGATGGCCGGGTTGTTGGCCGTACTGGCGGTGGGCGTGCAGATCATCCTCGTCTATCGACGGCGGCTCCACGACCGATCCGGCGACCCGAGGGAGGAGCTGGCCGAGTCGTTCCGGGAGGCGTACGAGGCCGGCGAGATCGACACGGACGAGTACCGGCAGATCCGGACCTCGATCGAGCGGGGGCCGATCCCCGATCCCCCCCGGCCCTCGCCGCCGACGCCCCCCGAGCCCGGCCCGGACGCCCCCGATCTCGACGACCAGGCACCCCGGGCCGATCCGGCCGAAGAGGATTCGGCGTGA
- a CDS encoding anti-sigma factor — protein sequence MMAAEQLRLNADERADLVAYLDGELTGDRSRAIAEKLTRSVSGRREVEALESTWGLLDLLPRPRAGEEFAERTLSQVIDAPTSEARLVGAARETIRRVLALAAIAAVVSLGAAAGYAAARWLWPDPTARLARDLTIAERLDDYQAVGGLDFLRRLDQSPLFKETPD from the coding sequence ATGATGGCGGCCGAACAGCTCCGACTCAATGCCGATGAACGGGCCGACCTGGTCGCCTACCTCGACGGCGAGCTGACCGGGGACCGGAGCCGGGCGATCGCCGAGAAGCTGACCCGGAGCGTCTCCGGGCGCCGGGAGGTCGAGGCCCTGGAGTCGACCTGGGGGCTGCTCGACCTGCTGCCCCGGCCCCGGGCCGGGGAGGAGTTCGCCGAGCGGACCCTCTCCCAGGTGATCGACGCCCCGACGAGCGAGGCCCGGCTCGTCGGCGCCGCCCGGGAGACGATCCGCAGGGTCCTCGCCCTGGCCGCGATCGCCGCCGTCGTCTCCCTGGGGGCGGCGGCCGGCTATGCCGCCGCCCGATGGCTCTGGCCCGACCCGACCGCCCGGCTGGCCCGGGATCTGACGATCGCCGAGCGGCTGGACGACTACCAGGCGGTCGGCGGCCTCGACTTCCTCCGCCGGCTTGACCAATCGCCCTTGTTCAAGGAGACGCCGGACTGA